Proteins from a single region of Dysosmobacter acutus:
- a CDS encoding DEAD/DEAH box helicase has protein sequence MKEVKSFKQSELVLRVRTVYDTTRLDLDAWLPFIRRLCSNRPYQEEAIRLAILYLATGSYGSLGDLARENFRVNTCIQEKYLSLNDFLDSLQMRDKLYATIDLATGTGKSYVMYGIAQIALGLGLVDRVLVLCPSLTIESALTEKFEALSGDEGLKALIPEEAVIKNPSIVSANETVKKGALCVENIHAVYEATGSSIHDSFAGKGRRTLVLNDEAHHLFNKPSGKTAESTGIKKWKAFLLDPQYDFRYLLGFTGTAYIDDEYFPDVIYRYSLRQAMEDRIIKNVDYVREDDSKGDYERFQKIYQNHLDNVQLYPLVKPISILVTRDIAHAKRLHEDFLSFLSKQENKPKEAVEGKVLIVTSAREHKANVRKLKYVDQRTDQTEWIISVSMLTEGWDVKNVFQIVPWEDRAFNSRLLIAQVLGRGLRVPPEQFQTWPRVIVFNHKAWSSKIKKLVNEVLEVEARVSSDVLSSGERSKYHFTVRNIDYSTKQIEVPKKSDSDSVDFTRLLSEGIVLESQSVVVEKGTTYETVFSGSSHERNYAIRNVTWTIGEVVDKLYDEFKMREWEGKTLRLGDEEYTQNRLPPREVIERIIRLSMEKRGNRGDVLVEKNAHKILSAFTPLLRKKSKSVVSKSVAGSIRDISTASLRKQSASVGMLRQDRTVYLTNNWENEITDEEQRAVIDEVLDDETFPVSAYRRDIDYCLFKTPVTTVLAYSKPERQFVDRLLKRENAALLTAWVKSRDRNFYEIEYSSPGNPRPESTTTASSTRISS, from the coding sequence ATGAAAGAAGTGAAATCCTTTAAACAGTCGGAGCTGGTCCTGCGGGTCCGCACCGTCTATGATACCACCAGGCTGGACCTGGATGCCTGGCTCCCCTTTATCCGGCGGCTGTGCAGCAACCGCCCCTATCAGGAGGAGGCCATCCGGCTGGCCATCCTCTACCTGGCCACAGGCAGCTACGGCTCCTTAGGCGATCTGGCCCGGGAGAACTTCCGCGTCAACACCTGCATTCAGGAAAAGTATCTCTCCCTGAATGACTTCCTGGATTCGCTCCAGATGCGGGACAAGCTCTACGCCACCATCGACCTGGCCACGGGCACCGGAAAATCCTATGTGATGTATGGAATCGCCCAGATCGCCCTGGGATTGGGGCTGGTGGACCGGGTGCTGGTGCTGTGCCCCTCCCTGACTATTGAATCCGCTCTGACGGAGAAGTTTGAAGCCCTCAGCGGCGACGAGGGGCTCAAGGCGCTGATCCCCGAGGAGGCCGTTATCAAAAACCCAAGCATTGTGTCGGCGAACGAGACCGTCAAAAAGGGGGCCCTCTGCGTGGAGAACATCCACGCCGTCTATGAGGCCACCGGCTCCTCCATCCATGACAGCTTTGCCGGCAAGGGCCGGCGCACCCTTGTTTTAAACGACGAGGCCCACCATCTCTTCAACAAGCCCTCCGGCAAAACCGCGGAAAGCACCGGCATTAAAAAGTGGAAGGCGTTCCTGCTGGATCCTCAGTACGACTTCCGCTACCTCCTTGGTTTTACCGGCACCGCCTACATTGACGACGAATACTTCCCCGACGTCATCTACCGCTACTCCCTGCGCCAGGCCATGGAGGACCGCATCATCAAGAATGTGGACTATGTCAGGGAGGACGACAGCAAAGGCGACTACGAGCGGTTCCAGAAGATCTACCAGAACCACCTGGACAATGTTCAGCTCTACCCTCTGGTCAAGCCCATCTCCATCCTTGTGACCCGGGATATCGCCCACGCCAAACGGCTCCACGAGGACTTTCTTTCCTTCCTCTCCAAGCAGGAAAACAAACCCAAAGAGGCGGTGGAGGGCAAGGTGCTGATCGTCACCTCCGCCCGGGAGCACAAGGCAAATGTCCGGAAGCTGAAATACGTGGACCAGCGCACGGATCAGACCGAGTGGATCATCTCTGTATCCATGCTGACCGAGGGCTGGGATGTGAAAAACGTCTTCCAGATCGTCCCGTGGGAGGACCGGGCGTTTAACTCCAGGCTCCTCATCGCCCAGGTGCTGGGCCGTGGCCTGCGGGTGCCTCCGGAGCAATTTCAAACCTGGCCCAGGGTCATTGTCTTCAACCACAAAGCCTGGAGCAGCAAGATCAAAAAGCTTGTGAACGAGGTGCTGGAGGTGGAGGCCCGGGTCAGCAGCGACGTGCTGAGCTCCGGCGAGCGGAGCAAGTACCACTTCACCGTCCGGAACATCGACTACTCCACCAAGCAGATCGAGGTGCCCAAAAAGAGCGATTCGGACTCCGTGGATTTCACCAGACTGCTGAGCGAGGGCATTGTCCTGGAATCCCAGTCCGTGGTGGTGGAAAAGGGCACCACTTATGAGACCGTATTTAGCGGCAGCTCCCACGAGCGCAACTATGCCATCCGAAACGTCACCTGGACCATCGGCGAGGTGGTTGACAAGCTTTACGATGAGTTCAAAATGCGGGAGTGGGAGGGCAAGACGCTGCGCTTGGGCGACGAGGAGTACACCCAAAACCGCTTGCCGCCCCGGGAGGTTATTGAGCGGATCATCCGGCTGTCCATGGAAAAGAGGGGAAACCGGGGCGATGTGCTGGTGGAGAAAAACGCCCATAAGATTCTCTCCGCCTTTACGCCGCTGCTGCGGAAAAAGTCCAAATCCGTGGTCTCCAAGTCCGTGGCCGGCAGCATCCGGGACATCTCCACCGCCAGTCTGCGCAAGCAGTCCGCCAGCGTGGGCATGCTGCGCCAGGACAGGACCGTCTACCTGACAAACAACTGGGAAAACGAGATCACCGACGAGGAGCAGCGCGCTGTGATTGATGAGGTCCTGGACGACGAGACCTTCCCCGTGTCCGCCTACCGCAGGGACATCGACTACTGCCTTTTCAAAACCCCCGTCACCACCGTGCTGGCCTATTCCAAGCCGGAGCGGCAATTTGTGGACCGTCTGCTGAAGCGGGAAAACGCGGCCCTTCTCACCGCCTGGGTCAAGTCCCGGGACCGGAACTTCTATGAGATCGAATACAGCTCTCCGGGAAATCCAAGACCAGAAAGTACTACCACGGCCAGTTCAACCCGGATTTCTTCCTGA
- a CDS encoding nucleotidyltransferase domain-containing protein: MKQWIDQYCAAVKAAFPCRIVCIGLQGSWGRGEATASSDIDMVLILDRMDAGDMLRYRQAVAALPRRELLCGFVGGNEELLGWEAGDLCSLYLDTTPLLGDLAFLRGRIDADALRRGVLSGACAIYHACAHNLIHAQSVQHLAAVQKSAFFTLRLHHCLKTGQLIRRRSQLLELLSPEERLLLETPPDRLEELSARLITWSGGLIRSARHTG; encoded by the coding sequence ATGAAACAGTGGATCGATCAATACTGTGCCGCCGTGAAAGCCGCCTTTCCCTGTCGGATCGTCTGCATCGGCCTCCAGGGCAGCTGGGGACGGGGAGAGGCTACCGCGTCAAGCGACATTGACATGGTGCTGATTCTTGACCGCATGGATGCCGGGGACATGCTCCGCTACCGGCAGGCCGTGGCCGCCCTTCCCCGCCGGGAGCTGCTGTGCGGCTTTGTGGGCGGAAACGAGGAGCTTCTTGGCTGGGAGGCGGGAGACCTCTGCTCCCTCTATCTGGACACCACCCCCCTCTTAGGGGATTTGGCGTTCCTTCGCGGCCGGATCGACGCGGACGCCCTGCGGCGCGGCGTGCTGTCCGGGGCCTGCGCCATCTATCACGCCTGCGCCCACAATCTCATACATGCGCAGAGCGTACAGCATCTGGCCGCGGTGCAGAAATCCGCTTTTTTCACCCTCCGCCTCCACCATTGCCTGAAGACCGGACAGCTGATCCGCCGCCGAAGTCAGCTGCTTGAACTGCTCTCCCCGGAGGAGCGGCTCCTGCTTGAGACCCCGCCAGACCGGTTGGAGGAGCTCTCAGCCAGACTGATCACGTGGAGCGGCGGTCTGATCCGCTCCGCGCGCCACACGGGCTGA
- a CDS encoding VOC family protein, giving the protein MRAKTIVYAISKEKGLTPMTYQCTLLAVEDLEKSKEFYCGLLGMTVTADFGANVTLSNRLTLQTMGTWREFLRGRDILTGHNAGELYFEEEEFDRFLLRLQPCPNYVHPPHEHAWGQRVVRIYDPDRNIVEVGEPLSAVARRFLDSGMCVGQVAERMDVPPDYVRRLIAPLPDRQAE; this is encoded by the coding sequence ATGCGTGCAAAAACAATCGTTTACGCCATCTCAAAAGAGAAAGGACTAACCCCCATGACCTATCAATGCACCCTCCTTGCCGTGGAGGATCTGGAAAAATCCAAGGAGTTTTACTGCGGCCTGTTGGGGATGACGGTCACCGCCGATTTCGGCGCCAATGTGACGCTTTCCAACCGTCTGACTCTTCAGACAATGGGCACGTGGCGGGAGTTCCTACGGGGCCGGGATATCCTGACCGGCCACAACGCCGGGGAGCTCTATTTTGAGGAGGAGGAGTTCGACCGCTTTCTGCTCCGCCTCCAGCCCTGTCCCAACTATGTCCATCCGCCCCACGAACACGCCTGGGGCCAGCGGGTGGTGCGCATCTATGACCCGGACCGGAATATTGTGGAGGTGGGCGAGCCTCTGTCCGCTGTGGCCCGCCGCTTTCTGGACTCCGGCATGTGTGTCGGTCAGGTCGCTGAGCGGATGGATGTGCCGCCGGACTATGTCCGCCGTCTGATCGCGCCGCTCCCGGACCGTCAGGCGGAGTAG
- a CDS encoding SPL family radical SAM protein: MHDLQAKAILSAGNGMNLYRGCTHGCIYCDSRSACYQMDHDFEDVAVKRNAPELLEAALRRKRSRCMIATGAMSDPYLPLEKTERLTRRCLELIDRYDFGATLLTKSDLVLRDLDLLRSIQSKTKCVVQMTLTTCDEALCSIVEPRVCTTSRRVEVLFRLQDEGIPTVVWLCPFLPFLNDTEENLRGLLERCFEARVVGIVCFGMGLTLRSGNREYFYSRLDADFPGLRQRYERAFGNSYFCPSPRHDPLMRLFHAECAVRGVLHTPQSVFQYLRRFEDKREQSQTRLF, translated from the coding sequence ATGCACGATTTACAGGCCAAAGCCATCCTCTCAGCGGGCAACGGGATGAACCTCTACCGGGGCTGTACCCACGGCTGCATCTACTGCGACTCCCGCAGCGCATGCTATCAGATGGACCACGACTTTGAGGACGTGGCCGTGAAGCGGAACGCCCCGGAGCTGTTGGAGGCCGCGCTTCGCCGCAAGCGCAGCCGCTGCATGATCGCCACCGGCGCCATGTCCGACCCCTATCTGCCGCTGGAGAAAACGGAGCGGCTGACCCGTCGCTGCCTTGAACTGATCGACCGGTATGACTTCGGTGCCACGCTGCTCACCAAATCGGACCTGGTTCTGCGGGATCTGGACCTGCTGCGCAGCATCCAGTCCAAGACCAAATGCGTGGTTCAGATGACGCTGACCACCTGCGATGAAGCCTTGTGCAGCATCGTGGAGCCCCGCGTTTGCACCACGTCCAGGCGGGTGGAGGTTCTTTTTCGGCTGCAGGACGAGGGAATTCCCACCGTGGTGTGGCTGTGCCCCTTCCTCCCGTTTTTAAACGACACGGAGGAAAATCTCCGCGGCCTTCTGGAGCGCTGCTTTGAGGCCCGGGTGGTGGGGATCGTGTGCTTCGGCATGGGTCTCACGCTGCGCTCCGGAAACCGGGAGTACTTTTACAGCAGGCTGGACGCCGACTTTCCCGGTCTGCGGCAGCGCTATGAACGCGCCTTCGGCAACAGCTATTTCTGCCCCAGTCCCCGCCACGACCCTTTGATGCGGCTTTTCCACGCGGAGTGCGCTGTACGCGGCGTGCTCCACACACCGCAGAGCGTCTTTCAATACCTCCGCCGCTTTGAGGATAAGCGGGAGCAATCCCAGACGCGGCTTTTTTGA
- a CDS encoding diguanylate cyclase domain-containing protein: MRRRGGLTMAKRDTLLIVDDMEINRAILRGMFEDEYNILEAENGERALLLLRQYQQQITAVLLDLVMPIKDGYQVMEEMNRSNLISRIPVVVITSEERPESEVHSFDLGASDIIRKPFEIHVVRRRVNNVVELCRHKLQLEELVEEQSVRLRQANSVLIDAMSSVIESRSLESGQHIRRIRLFTKILLEDVARSYQEYDLHDREIAIIADAASMHDIGKIAIPDSILNKPGRLSPEEFEVMKTHTTKGCEILAGLDRMQDREYLRYAYNICRYHHERWDGRGYPDGLKGDSIPICAQVVAIADCYDALTTDRVYKKAIPPAQAFTMIINGECGAFSPRLLECFKNAQAAFARLSREYADGRPAETSGGMMASPKGHQFTTEINTLEQGQLKYFSLLRYLGSTVMEVDFNTGVYHVVYLADDSFASLRSGAQFEDSISAFAQSAVHPDDRDMVLEILGPYGREFFTEGRMKRTRKYRVFNRLTGSYDWYEATLVRVDLNSPRQRKGLIIWRRAEGSRSDHTQIRFTQNQIYDSLLEGIYQCENDKWFTLLHFNQGLLDLVGYTNEELADRFHNRYMELLYEPDREPMAAQVKGQLNSGRVYKGEYRLVRKDGSLIWVLDHCLLAVDEDGNECFYSILLDITKSKQYQEELRLSLERHEIILNQSNDIIFEWDVATDSLMVSSNWEKRFGYQPITRDASRMLPVVSHIHPDDAQQISNLVQAACSGEGYIQAELRFAEANGRYRWCRVRATTQLDAKHHPVKVVGVLTDIDNEKRATQKLMDRAERDTLTKLYNKEAGRKRVEWCIDHSEPTDSSAMLIIDVDDFKQVNDRFGHMFGDAVLARMAERVTGLFREGDVLARIGGDEFLAFMPSLPSKEVAQTRAQKIIDSIRSLMQEETRDVRLSYSIGIAYFPGDGEDFDTLFGHADQALYRAKAAGKNCWQEYSDAMPTWPGVHEPLAARTRIDSEGYSGVNLDRLISGAFEKLYNAADLDGAVNSILETVGRTFNVSRVYIFDSIGDGLHCCNTYEWCNEGIHPEKEQLQNYPYVEGDSDYRDNFTEGGVFYCPDIKKLPKGQREELGRQGVFSVLQCAVIENGEFRGFVGFDDCALHRLWTQEQINMLAFLSKLLYVFLMRKRAMDRLGEREKK; this comes from the coding sequence ATGAGAAGAAGAGGTGGATTGACCATGGCCAAACGGGACACGCTTTTGATTGTGGACGATATGGAGATCAACCGCGCCATTTTGCGCGGCATGTTTGAGGATGAGTATAATATTCTGGAGGCGGAGAACGGGGAGCGGGCGCTGCTGCTTCTGCGGCAGTATCAGCAGCAGATCACCGCGGTGCTGCTGGACCTTGTGATGCCTATCAAGGACGGCTATCAGGTGATGGAGGAGATGAATCGCAGTAATTTGATCTCCCGGATTCCCGTGGTTGTCATCACCTCGGAGGAGCGGCCTGAAAGCGAGGTGCACTCCTTTGACCTGGGGGCTTCCGACATCATCCGCAAGCCATTTGAAATCCATGTAGTCCGGCGCCGGGTCAACAACGTGGTGGAGCTGTGCCGCCATAAGCTGCAGCTTGAGGAGCTTGTGGAAGAGCAGTCCGTCCGGCTGCGCCAGGCCAATTCCGTGCTCATCGACGCCATGTCCTCCGTCATTGAGTCCCGCAGCCTGGAGTCCGGGCAGCACATCCGCCGGATTCGCCTTTTCACCAAAATTCTGTTGGAGGACGTGGCCAGAAGCTATCAGGAATATGATCTCCATGACCGGGAGATCGCCATCATTGCCGACGCGGCCTCCATGCACGACATCGGGAAGATCGCCATTCCGGATTCAATTTTGAATAAGCCGGGCCGCCTGAGTCCGGAGGAGTTCGAGGTGATGAAGACCCACACCACCAAAGGCTGCGAGATTCTGGCCGGTCTGGACCGGATGCAGGACAGGGAATACCTCAGGTACGCCTACAACATCTGCCGCTACCACCATGAGCGCTGGGACGGCAGGGGCTATCCGGACGGGCTGAAGGGCGACAGCATCCCCATCTGTGCTCAGGTGGTGGCTATTGCCGACTGCTATGACGCGCTGACCACGGACCGGGTCTATAAAAAGGCCATTCCCCCGGCCCAGGCCTTTACCATGATCATCAACGGCGAATGCGGCGCGTTTTCGCCGCGTCTGCTGGAATGCTTTAAAAATGCCCAGGCCGCCTTTGCCCGGCTTTCCCGGGAATATGCCGACGGCCGGCCCGCCGAGACCTCGGGGGGTATGATGGCCTCGCCGAAGGGACATCAGTTCACCACGGAGATCAACACGCTGGAGCAGGGGCAGCTGAAGTATTTTTCCCTGCTGCGGTATCTTGGGTCCACGGTGATGGAGGTGGATTTCAACACAGGCGTCTATCATGTGGTGTATCTTGCGGACGACAGTTTTGCCTCACTGCGCTCCGGCGCCCAGTTTGAGGATTCCATCAGCGCCTTTGCCCAATCGGCGGTACACCCCGACGACCGGGATATGGTGCTGGAGATTCTTGGGCCCTATGGCCGGGAGTTCTTTACAGAGGGGAGAATGAAACGGACCAGAAAGTACCGGGTTTTCAACCGCCTCACCGGGAGCTACGACTGGTATGAGGCGACGCTGGTCCGGGTGGACCTGAACAGCCCCCGTCAGCGCAAGGGACTGATTATCTGGCGCAGGGCGGAAGGAAGCCGGAGCGACCACACCCAGATAAGATTCACCCAGAATCAGATCTACGACTCCCTGCTGGAGGGCATCTACCAGTGTGAAAATGACAAGTGGTTCACGCTGCTCCACTTCAACCAGGGGCTCTTGGATCTGGTGGGATATACGAATGAGGAGCTTGCGGACCGGTTCCATAACCGCTACATGGAGCTGTTGTACGAGCCTGACCGGGAACCCATGGCCGCCCAGGTGAAAGGGCAGCTCAACAGCGGCAGGGTCTATAAGGGCGAATACCGGCTGGTGCGGAAGGACGGGTCGCTGATCTGGGTTTTGGACCACTGCCTGCTTGCGGTGGACGAGGATGGCAATGAATGCTTTTACTCCATCTTGCTGGACATCACCAAATCCAAGCAGTACCAGGAGGAGCTGAGGCTTTCGCTGGAGCGCCATGAGATCATTCTCAACCAGAGCAACGACATCATCTTTGAATGGGATGTGGCCACCGACAGCCTGATGGTCTCCTCCAACTGGGAGAAGCGCTTTGGCTACCAGCCCATCACCCGGGACGCCAGCCGAATGCTGCCTGTGGTCTCCCACATCCACCCCGACGACGCCCAGCAGATATCCAATCTGGTTCAGGCGGCCTGTTCCGGAGAGGGGTACATTCAGGCGGAGCTGCGCTTTGCCGAGGCCAACGGACGGTACCGCTGGTGCCGGGTTCGGGCCACCACACAGCTGGATGCCAAGCATCACCCGGTCAAGGTGGTGGGCGTTCTGACCGATATCGACAATGAGAAGCGGGCAACCCAAAAGCTGATGGACCGGGCGGAACGGGACACGCTGACCAAGCTCTACAACAAAGAGGCCGGCCGCAAACGGGTGGAGTGGTGCATTGACCACAGCGAGCCCACGGACAGCTCGGCCATGCTGATCATCGATGTGGACGATTTTAAGCAGGTCAACGACCGGTTTGGCCACATGTTCGGCGATGCGGTGCTGGCCCGGATGGCCGAGCGGGTCACAGGGCTGTTCCGGGAGGGAGATGTGCTGGCCCGCATCGGCGGAGACGAATTTTTGGCCTTTATGCCCTCCCTTCCCTCCAAGGAGGTGGCCCAGACCCGGGCCCAGAAGATCATCGATTCCATCCGTTCCCTGATGCAGGAGGAGACCAGGGATGTCCGGCTGTCCTACAGCATTGGAATCGCCTATTTTCCCGGAGACGGCGAGGACTTTGACACACTTTTCGGCCATGCCGATCAGGCGCTTTACCGAGCAAAGGCCGCGGGGAAAAACTGCTGGCAGGAATACAGCGACGCCATGCCGACATGGCCTGGCGTCCATGAGCCTCTGGCGGCCCGCACCCGCATCGATTCGGAGGGATACTCCGGCGTCAACCTGGACCGCCTGATCTCAGGCGCGTTTGAGAAGCTGTACAACGCCGCCGACTTGGACGGTGCGGTGAATTCCATCCTTGAGACGGTGGGCCGGACGTTTAATGTGAGCAGGGTGTATATTTTTGATAGTATCGGCGATGGGCTCCACTGCTGCAATACATATGAATGGTGCAACGAGGGAATCCACCCGGAGAAGGAACAGCTGCAAAACTACCCCTATGTGGAGGGGGATTCAGACTATCGGGACAACTTCACCGAGGGCGGCGTGTTTTACTGTCCGGATATCAAGAAGCTGCCGAAGGGCCAGCGGGAGGAGCTGGGGAGACAGGGTGTTTTCTCCGTGCTGCAGTGCGCCGTTATTGAAAACGGAGAATTCCGCGGATTTGTGGGGTTTGACGACTGCGCCCTACACCGGCTCTGGACCCAGGAGCAGATCAATATGCTGGCGTTTTTGTCCAAACTGCTGTATGTGTTTCTGATGCGCAAGCGGGCCATGGACCGCCTGGGCGAGCGGGAGAAAAAATAA
- a CDS encoding diguanylate cyclase domain-containing protein, with amino-acid sequence MQQELSKLKQENERLEQLAHLDWLTGICNRGYTEECVDGLLSSRQTGVLLMLDVDRFKQVNDRYGHITGDRLLEKIAEKLRTMVFRTDILGRVGGDEFVIFMPIGQEERFVEERCVQIRDRLRFVELDGQEFQLSVTVAGALAEQGDDYQTLFDRADQILLEKKRSRKRLPTLSVQEHKGMIKKGIAIDMERIREELSEQETIPGAYCQDYETFKSIYRFVERRMRRVNMPVCILLFTLTDGKGEFPDLHQREAQMRVLQEGIQSSLRAGDVFTQYTSCQFLVMVSDSDPEQAERIAERISDAFYRTLDLWSGSLLHHCYPMRPRQGGK; translated from the coding sequence ATGCAGCAGGAGCTTTCAAAACTCAAACAGGAGAATGAACGCCTGGAGCAGTTGGCCCACCTGGACTGGCTGACCGGAATCTGCAACCGGGGGTATACCGAGGAGTGCGTGGATGGACTTTTATCCAGCCGCCAGACCGGCGTTTTGCTGATGCTGGATGTGGACCGGTTCAAGCAGGTGAACGACCGGTACGGCCACATCACGGGAGACCGGCTGCTGGAAAAAATCGCAGAGAAGCTGAGAACCATGGTGTTTCGAACCGATATTTTGGGGCGTGTGGGCGGAGACGAGTTTGTGATCTTCATGCCCATTGGGCAGGAGGAGCGGTTTGTGGAGGAGCGCTGCGTCCAGATCCGGGACCGGCTCCGGTTTGTGGAGCTGGACGGCCAGGAGTTCCAGCTCTCTGTGACGGTGGCCGGCGCGCTGGCGGAGCAGGGAGACGATTATCAGACGCTGTTTGACCGGGCGGACCAAATCCTTCTGGAGAAGAAGCGGTCCAGAAAGCGACTTCCCACTCTTTCTGTACAGGAGCATAAGGGTATGATCAAAAAGGGAATAGCCATCGACATGGAGCGAATCCGGGAGGAGCTGTCCGAGCAGGAGACGATCCCCGGCGCCTACTGCCAGGACTATGAAACCTTCAAAAGCATCTACCGGTTTGTGGAGCGGCGGATGCGGCGGGTCAATATGCCTGTTTGCATCCTGCTGTTCACCCTCACCGACGGGAAGGGTGAATTTCCCGACCTGCACCAGCGGGAGGCACAGATGCGTGTGCTGCAGGAGGGCATTCAGAGCTCTCTGCGGGCCGGGGACGTGTTTACACAGTATACAAGCTGCCAGTTTTTGGTCATGGTTTCGGACTCCGACCCGGAGCAGGCGGAGCGGATTGCCGAGCGGATATCCGATGCGTTTTACCGGACTCTGGACCTCTGGTCAGGCAGTCTCCTGCATCACTGCTACCCCATGCGGCCGCGTCAGGGTGGAAAATAA
- a CDS encoding HAD family hydrolase, which produces MSAYDTVLFDLDGTLLNTLDDLRDSVNFILERYGCPTWEGAEIRPFLGNGIRRLMELAVPGGAEHPRFKEMFEEFRVYYTAHCEQKTRPYPGVEELLRELKERGLRMAVVSNKNHEAVEELGRRFFPCLSVCVGQQEGLRRKPAPDMAESAMKALGAARDRTVYVGDSEVDFQTAQNAELPCILVSWGFRDRREIEALHPAALVDDPQMLLKELTR; this is translated from the coding sequence ATGAGCGCATACGATACCGTGCTGTTCGACCTGGACGGCACACTTTTAAATACACTGGACGATTTAAGAGACAGCGTCAACTTCATCCTTGAACGCTATGGCTGCCCCACCTGGGAGGGGGCGGAGATCCGCCCTTTTCTTGGGAACGGTATCCGGCGCCTGATGGAGCTGGCGGTGCCCGGAGGGGCGGAGCACCCAAGATTCAAGGAGATGTTCGAGGAGTTCCGCGTCTATTATACAGCCCACTGTGAGCAGAAGACCCGACCCTATCCCGGGGTGGAAGAGCTGCTGCGGGAGCTGAAAGAGCGTGGGCTGCGCATGGCGGTGGTTTCCAACAAGAACCATGAGGCTGTGGAGGAGTTGGGCAGGCGGTTTTTCCCCTGTCTCTCCGTATGTGTGGGGCAGCAGGAGGGGCTGCGGCGTAAGCCGGCGCCGGATATGGCGGAGTCAGCCATGAAGGCTCTGGGCGCCGCAAGGGATCGAACGGTATACGTAGGAGATTCGGAGGTGGACTTTCAGACTGCGCAGAATGCGGAGCTGCCCTGCATCCTGGTGTCCTGGGGCTTCCGGGACCGGCGGGAGATAGAGGCCCTTCATCCGGCGGCGCTGGTGGACGACCCGCAGATGCTTCTGAAAGAACTCACCCGGTAG